Sequence from the Argentina anserina chromosome 7, drPotAnse1.1, whole genome shotgun sequence genome:
AGGGCCACAGCTACAAGCACGAACACAGGTACACCACCAGAATTTCCAGAGAAGATTTTCACGTTTGTGAGAAGTGAGAAAGGAGAAAGAAAGCTACAAGCAGTGAGAAAGATGGGGAGAGGGAAAGTGGTGATGAAGAGGATCGATAACAAGATCAACCGGCAAGTGACGTTTTCCAAACGCCAGCTGGGTCTGTTCAAGAAAGCTCAGGAGCTCTCTGTGCTCTGCGATGCGCAAGTTGCCCTTATCGTCTCCTCCAGCGGCGGCAAGCTCTTCCACTTTGCCAGCAccaataagtatatatatatatatatcatcttcTTGCTTAACCGTTCTTGATTTTCTGCTTCTTTCTGCCTTTGGATGGTGATATATGTGGTCTGTAAAACTGAAGGGTCATCCGTACGTGGCTTAACACAGGCTTTCTAGGgtttttacattaatttcggggttatatatatataccagcagcttaattaattttattctCTGGAAGTAGCTAGAGTACGTTCCTGTTTCTGCAGCTTAATTTGATTTGTATGACTTCTGGGTGTGTGCCTCTCTCGATCTCCTTCTCTTACTCTAGCAGTCTAGCTTATATATCTGTTTATCAACTTTTGAATGTTAATAAAACAGTTGAAGATTGACCGGCTGTCATTCTTTTGCTAGTGCAAACGATATTCTCAATCGGTACCACCGATACTGCAATACCTCACAAGACAATAATAATGTTGCAGAGGACGAAACACAGGTTTCTGCCATATCTCTCTCAATACATACATATCTGATCGAGTTCTTTTAGTTACATCTACTTATCTCATTTAGGCTATCTAAATTAGTATAGAACACATGGacaataacaaaataatcaaactTGGACTGTCAAAGTTGGGTCTTCAGAATTCCGCGATTGAGTGATTTAGagagttatatatataccagTGGTCGATCAGTGGAACTGGCGCAGCTGAATCATGAAAGAAATGATGACAGAGAAGGATGATGTAGCAAAAATCATGAAAATCATATCTATTATTACTAATTGAGTATGCTGAAAAATTATTAGATTAAATTGCTATAATCCCTTGTACCTAATTTATCCGTGATAATCAGTAGTTGAGCTATGATTGCTAATCACTGGAAAGTGACTTAGCTGAAAATATGGCTATGCTCTAATTTGGAATTTTCTTAGGTACTTCCATGTATGTAATACCCTCATTTACTAATATCACAACAAATTTGTTGTCATTATGGTAAATATGGTGATATTTTTGGCAATTCTAGTTCTATTAGTTGTAATTACTTCACTCATGATATTTTACAAGATTATGAACAAATAGTTATCGATGTggtaaatttattttgttatttgtaaatataaaaaatacacGTTGTAACTTTGTTCTCAATGTTGTAAATTTTTTTGAATAACTCAATGTTGTAAATTTAGTTCAATAAaatgtattttttatttaaaaagtaGTAATTAAGGGTATGATATACCTCTAATTCACCACTTGTATTCGATCAAGTACATTGTTATTAACTTTGACACCTgtaattcaaaatttcttaaAAGATTTCGTTGCTCTGGTTGCAGAATTTATATCAAGAGGTCTCAAGATTGAAAGTCAAATATGATTCTCTTCAGCGTTGGCATAGGTGTGTATGAAAACAAAAcatctttgtttcaatttggTGATAATTCAGGAAAATATTGCTCTTTTAGCATAGTAATCaattatttaataattagTTGCACATGTTCAGGCATTTTATTGGAGAAGATCTTGAAAATCTTCGTCTGAAAGAATTGGAAGACCTTGAGAAGCAGCTCGATAGAACTCTTTCACGAGCTAGACAACGGAAGGTATTAATCAACAAATAGTTACAATACTATAGCATGCATTAGTTTTACATGTATTTtacgtgtgtgtgtgtgtgtgtgtgtaaagATATGTCTAACATTACTACATCGTCTGCTAACTGACATGTTATGTTACTAAAGCTAGAAATGTCAAGCAAATCAACTAGGATAATTGGTCAGATCTTGTTTGTCAAGCAAATGGAGATAAGACTGGAGGCCGGAGCTACTTGTGATCAACTGATCCTTAATTACATCTTGATTCTTTAAtggattaatttttttttgaactgTTCTTTAATGGATTAAGTACTAATATTAGTACAATGGAAATGGTGGAAACCTGGACAATTTGGGTTCTTTTCAATTATTTCATTTGAAGGCCGTGTAGAGTTAAAAGTTATTACAAGAGATATATTTTCTTGTTATgtatacataaaaaaaatcaatatatgTCCTCATATATAGGCTTTGTTTGGAGAAGAACAGTAGGGAAAAAAAACCCTATTCTCTCTCTAAGGTTGAGAGAGCCATCCCCTCTCATCCAGCAGTGCTCCACGCCGGTGGGGCTTGCCTCGTCATCGTTGTGAGCCTGCTGGACGTGTGATGATGTTTTGGTGAAACGCTGCCTTCTAGATCTGCATATTCCAACGCCCAATTGTCTTGCTTTAGTTTTGTTGGCATCAAAGTCTTTGTGTGGCTGCGAGTTTGTTTAGGGTTTCCTAGTGCAGCGGCAAAAGATGCTTAGATTTCAATTGACATCAGTGGCATTGTGTCCATGGCTTGATGTCGGCGGTGCTCTTAGGGCATGGTGGTTCTCTCCTTCGACTATCCCTTTGCTTGTTGAGTTTCTTCGGTCCTTTCAAGCGGGGGTGAGTGACACTTGGTCTTTTGGAGTTGGTGGTGTCGTCGTAGTGGTCGTTGTGGTGGCGTGATGCGGTGGCGGCTTGCAACTTTGAGAGGTGGAAATGAGAATTTGATTGTGTTGGCGTTTGAGCTTAGGGTTTGGTTTTTAGTGGGCTGTATTATGTTAGGCATGTCCTGACGGTATGTTAGACTAGTTCTAATTGTATGTCGGGCTTGTCCCGGCTTTAGATTGTTTAGTTTAGTTTTAGTcattagtttttcttttggtttgttTCTGTATCACCTAATCCATGTTTGTCAtgattttatgtttttctttttcttgcatGGTGTGGAAGTAGATTTAATGGTAGATCTATCATATGTATAATTATG
This genomic interval carries:
- the LOC126804157 gene encoding agamous-like MADS-box protein MADS3, with product MGRGKVVMKRIDNKINRQVTFSKRQLGLFKKAQELSVLCDAQVALIVSSSGGKLFHFASTNNANDILNRYHRYCNTSQDNNNVAEDETQNLYQEVSRLKVKYDSLQRWHRHFIGEDLENLRLKELEDLEKQLDRTLSRARQRKTQMMLDQLEALRGKESDLEEINRHLKSEIEERVKHGGNDEGNQEASIQGRPVGEPTVAAVASDENISTN